The genome window CTGCCCCGGTGCCCGCCCCGCTCGTCGCGACGCTCGAACGAACGCCCGCCACGGTCGTTGTCCCGGCGGAAGCCACTGCCACCACGGTCGTCACGACGCTCGAACGAACGCCCACCACGCTCACCGTCACGCCGCTCGAACCCACCGCGGTCGTTGTCCCGGCGGAAGCCACTGCCACCGCGGTCGTCCCGACGCTCGAAGGAACGGCCACCACGGTCGCCGTCCCGACGGTCGTCCCGGCGGTCGTTGTCGCGACGGAAGCCGCTGCCGCCACGGTCGTCACGACGCTCGAACGTACGGCCGCCACGGTCGCCGTCCCGACGGTCGTTGTCCCGGCGGAAGCCACTGCCACCACGGTCGTCCCGACGCTCGAACGAACGCCCACCACGGTCGCCGTCCCGACGGTCGTCCCGACGGAACCCACCACGGTCACCCCGGTCACCCCGGTCACCGCGGTCACCACGGTCGTTGTCACGACGCTCGTAACCGCCGTTGCCCCGCTCGTCGCGGCGCTGGCGCGGCTGGTCGTACGAGGGACGCTCGTACGCCGGGCGCTCGGCCGGCTGCTCGACGATCGTGACCGGGGCCTCGACCGGCGCGCCGTCCGTCGCGACGGCGGCGTTGGCGACGGCCTCCGCCGCGGCGGCGACAGCGGCCTCCGGGTCCTCGCCCCGCTCCCGCGCGGCACGCGCGGTCAGCCGGTCGGCCTCGTCACGCAGTTCGGCGGCGCGGCGCGTGGCCCGCTCCAGCTCCTTGGTGAGCTGGGCGACGTCGCGCTCGGCCTGCTGCGCGGCGTTGTCGACCGACTCGGCCTGGACCTCGGTCATCGAGCGGGCGCCGGTGATGTCGGCGACCTCGGTGTCGAAGGCCGTACCGCCCTGGATGATGTGGCGCGAGGCGTCGACGCCCGCGTCCTCCATCAGGCGGAAGATCTGCCGGCGCTGGTGCGGCAGGGACAGCGACACGACCGTGCCGGAGCGCCCCGCGCGGGCCGTACGGCCGGAGCGGTGCAGGTAGTCCTTGTGGTCACCGGCCGGGTCCACGTTCAGGACCAGGTCGATGCCGTCGACGTGGATGCCCCGGGCGGCGACGTCGGTGGCGACCAGCGCGTTGACGTAGCCGTCCTTGAAGTCGGCCAGCGTCCGCGTACGGGCGCCCTGGGTCATGCCGCCGTGCAGCGCGTCGGCCTTCACACCGGCGTCGCGCAGCTGCTCGGCGATACGGTCGGCGCCCAGCTGGGTGCGGACGAAGATGATCGTGCGGCCCTTGCGGGAGGCGATCGCGGCGGTGACCGGCGCCTTGTCCTTGGGCTTCACGATGAGGATGTGGTGCGACATGGTCGTGACGTTGCCCTGGGCGCTGTCGACCTCGTGCGTGACGGGGTTGCTCAGGTAGCGCTTGACCAGCGTGGAGATCTCGTTCTCCATCGTCGCGGAGAACAGCATCCGCTGACCGCCCGCCGGGACCTGGTCGAGCAGCTCGGTGACCTCGGGCAGGAAGCCCAGGTCCGACATCTGGTCGGCCTCGTCGAGGACGGCGATCCGCGTGTTCTCCAGCGAGCAGGCGCCGCGGTTGATGATGTCGCGCAGCCGGCCCGGGGTGGCGACGAGGATGTCGACGCCGCGCTCCAGGGCATAGATCTGGTTGCCCATCGACGTACCGCCGCAGACGACCTTCATCTTCAGGCCGAGGACGTCGCCGTACGGCTGGAGGGCGTCCGCGACCTGCATCGCCAGCTCACGGGTGGGCGTCAGGATGACGCCGCGGGGCTTCTTCTTCTCGGTGTGGCCGCCGGACAGCTGCGCGAGCAGCGGCAGACCGAACGACAGCGTCTTGCCGGAGCCGGTACGGCCGCGGCCGAGGATGTCCTTGCCGGCCAGGGCGTCCGGGATGGTCGCGGCCTGGATCGGGAAGGGGGTGGTCACGCCGTTCTGCGCGAGCTTGCGCACGACGCCCTCGGGGAGACCGAGGTCCGCGAAGGTGACCTCGGGGGCCTTGGTGGCCTCGTCGGCGGAGACGTCGTCGATGTTCGCGGTCTTCTCGACGTTCTCGACGTTCTCGACGTTCTCGATCTTCTCGACGTCTTCGCCGTTCTCGGGCACGACGACGTGATCAGTACTGGAAATGGACATGCGTATGCGAAACCTTCCGGAGTCTCGTCGGCACGCGCCCGTCAACTCCGTGATTCGCACACGACCGCCTCTATGCGGTCCGCCACGGCAAAGGAGAGTACGCGCCACACGGCGCGCTCTGCGGTGGCGCCGGGCAAATGGGATCAAACGATCTACCACCATACGCACCCACCACCCCCCAAGGCAAACTGAGGAGATATCCGCAGGTCAGGGGCCGATGGCCCGGTGGGGGCACGACACACCCCCCACCCCCTACGCCGTGTTCCCCGCCCGAGGCGCCGGTTCCCGCTCCACGAGCTGCGGCCCCTGCTCATGCGCCGAGGACGACGGCTCGGCCGAGGGCTCGGGCGACGCCGGCGGCTCCACCGGCTTCGTCGGCTCCGGCTCGGGCTCCACCGCGCTCGGCGTGGGCGTCGGCTCCCCCTTCGGCGGCGCGGGCTCCTCGGGCCCCTCACCCTTCCCCTCGCCCTTGCCCTTGCCCCCCTTGGGCGGCGTCGCCTTCCCGGACGGCTCGGCGGCCCCGGAGGCCGACGCGGAGGCGGAGGCCGACTTGGCCGCGGACGGCCCGGGAGAGGCGGAACCACCCCGCTCTCCCTGCCCCGACCGGTACCCCGTACCACCCTCGCCGGTCACCGCGGAGCCCCCGTCCGGTTTCTCCCCGCCCCGATGCCCCGCGGACGGCGACGCCTCGGGCTTCCGCCCGTCGTCCCCCACGCTCATACAACCGGCGGACGCCGCTACGGCCATGACCGTGGCGGCCAGACGGACGGATACGTTCAAGGCGCGCACGGCGGCCACCTCCGAGGGGGGCGGAAAGAGGAGTCCCCCTGCCCAACTCCCGCCGCGCACAAGAGGACACGCGCACCCGAGGGCCCCTACGAGCGCGACCTGCGCGACCACGCCCCCTACGTGCCGAACTTCACAGCCCCGTCGAGGCAGCGCCCCGACAGGAGCGCGGGGAACTGCGCGACCAGCCGCAACGAACCCGCAGCCGACAACGCACCCCGGCCATCCCTATCCGTACCCGAGCGCGTGCAGCCGGGCGTCGTCGATCCCGAAGTGATGCGCGATCTCGTGCACCACGGTCACCTCGGTCTCCGCGACCACGTCCTCCCGCGTCTCGCACATCCGCAGCGTCGGCCCCCGGTAGATCGTGATCCGGTCCGGCAGCACCCCCGCGTACCACTCCCCCCGGTCCGTCAACGGAGTGCCCTCGTACAGTCCGAGCAGCTCGGGGTCGTCGGCGGGCGGCTCGTCCTCGACGAACACCGCCACGTTGTCCATCAGCCGTGTCAGCTCCGGCGGAATCCGGTCCAACGCCTCGGCGACCAGTTCCTCGAACTCCTCGCGCGTCATCTCCAGCACACGGCCATTGTCAGGCACGACCCGTGCAACCCGCCCCCCGCGTATCCACTCCCGCATATCCGCCCCCACCCTTGGGCATACGGGACCAATGGCCCGCGTCCCCGCCGCCCCAGCCACCGCCACCACCGCCGCCAACCCCCCGCGCACGACCTGGCGCACCGCCCTGCGCCGCCTCCGCCGGGCCATGCCGAGGGCCCCCCGCGCCCTGGCCCGCCTCTACCGCTCCCGTCGCGCGCACCCCACGGTCGAGGTGGTCCACCACCCCCACCCCTGGGGCCGCGCGCTCGGTCTGGTCGCGGTCGTCCTGCTGGGCGCCTGGCTGGGCCTGCTGATCGTGGGGAACGTCCGCACCCCCGTCGGCCCCATGAACACGACGATGACCCTGCGCCCCTCCCTCACCGGCGGCACGAAGATCAACGTCTCCCCGCTCGGCGCCCTGGAGCTGAGCAGCCACAACGCCCCCGTACGCCTGGACGTGAACGTCGACCAGCTCGACCCGGAGCGCGCCCAGGCCCTGGTCGACCACCCCGAACGGATCTCCGGACTCCAGGAGGAGATCGCCTCCGACGTACGGCACGGCACCATCGACCTGGCCGTACGCTCCGGCGTGGCCGTCGTCTCCGGGGCCACCGCGCTGGGCCTCGCCGTGTACCGCCGTCCACGCCGCGCCCTGGCCGCCGGCGGCCTCGCCTTCGTGCTCCTGGCGGGCGCCGGAGGGACCGCAGCCGCCACCTGGAACCCGAACTCCGTCCTGGAGCCGAAGTTCTCGGGGCTGCTCTCCTCAGCACCCTCCATCGTCGGCAACGCACGCAGCATCGTCACCGAGTTCGACGTCTACCAGAAGGAGTTGGCCCGCCTGGTGACGAACGTGACCAAGCTGTACGACGTCACGTCCACGCTCCCCGCGTACCAGCCGGACCCGACCACCATCCGCGTCCTGCACGTCTCCGACATCCATCTGAACCCGGCGAGCTGGAAGATCATCGCCTCGCTGGTGGAGCAGTACGAGATCAATGTCATCGTCGACTCCGGCGACACCATGGACCACGGCAGCGCCGCCGAGAACGGCTTCCTCGACCCGATCGCCGACCTCGGGGCGCCGTACGTCTGGGTGCGCGGCAACCACGACTCGCTCCTGACCCAGCGCTATGTGGAGGGCGTCGAGAACACGCACGTCCTCGACGAGGGGAAGGCGGTGACCGTGGGCGGGCTGCGCTTCGCGGGGATGGGGGACCCGCAGTTCACCCCGGACCGCTCGACCGACAAGTCGGGCCTGCCCTCGGAGGAGGCGGCCGGGCAGCGGCTGGCGGACGCCCTGCGCGCCCAGAAGGCGGCGGGCACCCCCGTGGACATCGCGGTCGCCCACAACCCGGACGCCGCCCGGGAGACCGACGGCCAGGTCCCGCTCGTGCTCGCCGGGCATCTCCACCACCCCGAGATGGAGATGCTGAGCCAGGGCACCCGGCTCCGTATCGAGGGCTCGACCGGGGGCAGTGGTCTGCGGGCCGTGGAGGGCAAGGACCCCGACCCGATCGAGGCCTCCGTCCTCTACCTCGACCGCGACACCCGCCGCCTCCAGGCGTGGGACGAGATCAGACTCGGCGGCCTGGGCCTGACGACGGCCGAGGTCAGCCGCCACCTGCCGAAGGAGAACCAGCCGGGTGCCGAACCCGGGGGCGGACAGCCTCCGTCCCCCTCGGGCAGCACATCGGGCGAGCGGTCCCCCGACGGCCCGTAACCCCCGCGCGGGCGGCCCCGTAAACCGTTTTGGCGATAGCTCCCGGCATCCCATATGCTTCTCACGTCCCCGACGCGCTGACAAAGCGCCCAGGCGGGCCGATAGCCCTCATCGTCTAGCGGCCTAGGACGCCGCCCTTTCAAGGCGGTAGCACGGGTTCGAATCCCGTTGGGGGCACGCAAGAACGTGTGCGAGACTGTCGTACGCATCTTGGTCCTGTGGAGCAGTTTGGAGTGCTCGCCACCCTGTCAAGGTGGAGGCCGCGGGTTCAAATCCCGTCAGGACCGCTGGTGTTTCACGTGAAACACTGCGGCTGGGTAGCTCAGTTGGTACGAGCGATCGCCTGAAAAGCGATAGGTCGCCGGTTCGACCCCGGCCCCAGCCACATCAGACGAAGACCCTCTCCGGGCCACCGGAGGGGGTCTTCGCGTATACCGCCAGGAGCGCCGGCAAGAGTGCCGGCGGGAGCGTCGGCAGGAGTGCCGACGGGGGCGGACGCAAAAGCGTTCGCTCCTCGTTTCGTCGAGGTGAGATCCTGGGTTCCGTATGTCTACGCCACCTGCCCCCGCCTTCGGCGCCCTCGCCCCCCGTCTGGCCGAGCTGTCCCTGCGCGACGCGCACCGGCTCGGGCGCAGGCTCGAAGGCGCGCGCAAGATCCGTAAGCCCGAGGCCCGCGCCGCCGTGCTCGCCGAGATCGAGGCGGAGGTCGCCAAGGGCGAGTCCCGCATGGCCGAGCGCGCCGCGCGCGTCCCGGCCGTCTCGTACCCCGAGCAGCTGCCCGTCAGCCAGAAGAAGGACGAGATCGCGGCGGCCATCCGTGATCACCAGGTCGTCATCGTCGCGGGGGAGACCGGCTCCGGGAAGACGACGCAGATCCCCAAGATCTGTATGGAGCTGGGGCGTGGCGTACGCGGCATGATCGGCCACACACAGCCGAGACGTATCGCCGCCCGTACGGTCGCCGAGCGCGTCGCCGAGGAGCTGCGGACACCGCTCGGTGAGGCCGTCGGCTGGAAGGTCCGCTTCACCGACCAGGTGAACCCGGACGCGACCTTCGTCAAGCTGATGACGGACGGCATCCTGCTCGCCGAGATCCAGACGGACCGCGAGCTGCGCGCCTACGACACGATCATCATCGACGAGGCCCACGAGCGGTCCCTCAACATCGACTTCCTGCTCGGCTATCTCGCCCAGCTGCTGCCCAAACGCCCCGATCTCAAGGTCGTCATCACCTCCGCGACCATCGACCCCGAGCGCTTCTCCCGGCACTTCGGCGAAGCCCCGATCGTCGAGGTCAGCGGCCGTACGTATCCGGTGGAGGTGCGCTACCGGCCCCTTCTGGAGGAGGACGGCGACGACGCCGACCGGGACCAGATCACCGCGATCTGCGACGCCGTCGAGGAGCTTCAGGGGGAGGGCAAGGGCGACATCCTCGTCTTTCTCTCCGGTGAGCGCGAGATCCGGGACACCGCCGACGCGCTGGTCAAGAAGAACTACCGGTTCACGGAAGTACTGCCCCTCTACGCCCGGCTCTCGCACGCCGAGCAGCACCGCGTCTTCCAGGCGCACACCGGCCGCAGGATCGTTCTGGCCACGAACGTCGCCGAGACCTCCCTCACGGTCCCCGGCATCAAGTACGTCATCGACCCCGGCTTCGCCCGTATCTCCCGCTACAGCCATCGCACCAAGGTCCAGCGGCTGCCGATCGAGGCGATCTCCCAGGCCAGCGCCAACCAGCGCAAGGGCCGCTGCGGTCGTACGTCCGACGGTGTCTGCATCCGGCTGTACAGCGAGGACGACTTCGAGGCCCGCCCCGAGTTCACGGACGCGGAGATCCTGC of Streptomyces phaeolivaceus contains these proteins:
- a CDS encoding DEAD/DEAH box helicase codes for the protein MSISSTDHVVVPENGEDVEKIENVENVENVEKTANIDDVSADEATKAPEVTFADLGLPEGVVRKLAQNGVTTPFPIQAATIPDALAGKDILGRGRTGSGKTLSFGLPLLAQLSGGHTEKKKPRGVILTPTRELAMQVADALQPYGDVLGLKMKVVCGGTSMGNQIYALERGVDILVATPGRLRDIINRGACSLENTRIAVLDEADQMSDLGFLPEVTELLDQVPAGGQRMLFSATMENEISTLVKRYLSNPVTHEVDSAQGNVTTMSHHILIVKPKDKAPVTAAIASRKGRTIIFVRTQLGADRIAEQLRDAGVKADALHGGMTQGARTRTLADFKDGYVNALVATDVAARGIHVDGIDLVLNVDPAGDHKDYLHRSGRTARAGRSGTVVSLSLPHQRRQIFRLMEDAGVDASRHIIQGGTAFDTEVADITGARSMTEVQAESVDNAAQQAERDVAQLTKELERATRRAAELRDEADRLTARAARERGEDPEAAVAAAAEAVANAAVATDGAPVEAPVTIVEQPAERPAYERPSYDQPRQRRDERGNGGYERRDNDRGDRGDRGDRGDRGGFRRDDRRDGDRGGRSFERRDDRGGSGFRRDNDRRDGDRGGRTFERRDDRGGSGFRRDNDRRDDRRDGDRGGRSFERRDDRGGSGFRRDNDRGGFERRDGERGGRSFERRDDRGGSGFRRDNDRGGRSFERRDERGGHRGSDRPFNRDRQGGDRPGFRSGGHERPYGRRDDRSGTGTGSSFGRRDDKPRWKRNG
- a CDS encoding metallopeptidase family protein codes for the protein MLEMTREEFEELVAEALDRIPPELTRLMDNVAVFVEDEPPADDPELLGLYEGTPLTDRGEWYAGVLPDRITIYRGPTLRMCETREDVVAETEVTVVHEIAHHFGIDDARLHALGYG
- a CDS encoding metallophosphoesterase family protein, which translates into the protein MARVPAAPATATTAANPPRTTWRTALRRLRRAMPRAPRALARLYRSRRAHPTVEVVHHPHPWGRALGLVAVVLLGAWLGLLIVGNVRTPVGPMNTTMTLRPSLTGGTKINVSPLGALELSSHNAPVRLDVNVDQLDPERAQALVDHPERISGLQEEIASDVRHGTIDLAVRSGVAVVSGATALGLAVYRRPRRALAAGGLAFVLLAGAGGTAAATWNPNSVLEPKFSGLLSSAPSIVGNARSIVTEFDVYQKELARLVTNVTKLYDVTSTLPAYQPDPTTIRVLHVSDIHLNPASWKIIASLVEQYEINVIVDSGDTMDHGSAAENGFLDPIADLGAPYVWVRGNHDSLLTQRYVEGVENTHVLDEGKAVTVGGLRFAGMGDPQFTPDRSTDKSGLPSEEAAGQRLADALRAQKAAGTPVDIAVAHNPDAARETDGQVPLVLAGHLHHPEMEMLSQGTRLRIEGSTGGSGLRAVEGKDPDPIEASVLYLDRDTRRLQAWDEIRLGGLGLTTAEVSRHLPKENQPGAEPGGGQPPSPSGSTSGERSPDGP